From the genome of Excalfactoria chinensis isolate bCotChi1 chromosome 12, bCotChi1.hap2, whole genome shotgun sequence, one region includes:
- the H1-8 gene encoding histone H1.8 yields the protein MEPQPAKAAGAARLSSLLARGRRSRHPSTLHMVLEALQAQDGKKGVSVVAIKRFILTKYPAVDPVRIKYLLKRALATGLSRGFLVRPPNSSALGATGRFKLAPKRLQQKQTPGQDDPGEGTAPKMGLKGAAEAARGSAVVRSDGGQGAAKEKTRAVKKPRAKPADAQPVVGKPRSDGVKARRAPGKAQSQLPAAPDARGVREDSGDRPAGAGAKRPQKTPAAKSKGKVPEEAQEAALKKKGGKGEARKPQAALGAGQGKKVKVQEATSGRNVS from the exons atggaGCCCCAACCAG CCAAAGCCGCCGGAGCTGCCCGACTCTCCAGCCTGCTCGCCCGGGGTCGGCGGAGCCGCCATCCCTCTACGTTGCACATGGTGCTCGAGGCGCTGCAGGCGCAGGATGGGAAGAAGGGCGTCTCGGTGGTCGCTATTAAGCGGTTCATCCTGACCAAGTATCCCGCTGTGGACCCCGTGCGCATCAAGTACCTGCTGAAGCGGGCGCTGGCCACCGGGCTGAGCCGCGGCTTCCTGGTGCGACCCCCAAACTCCTCCGCCCTGGGGGCCACGGGGCGCTTCAAG ctcGCTCCCaagaggctgcagcagaagcagacgCCGGGCCAGGATGATCCCGGCGAGGGAACCGCCCCGAAGATGGGACTCAAGGGGGCTGCCGAGGCTGCCCGGGGCTCTGCGGTGGTGCGGAGTGATGGAGGGCAAG GCGCTGCCAAGGAGAAGACAAGAGCAGTGAAGAAGCCAAGAGCAAAGCCTGCAGAT GCCCAACCAGTGGTGGGGAAGCCCAGGAGCGATGGAGTGAAGGCCCGCCGGGCCCCAGGCAAAGCACAGTcgcagctccctgcagctcctgatgCCAGGGGTGTGCGAGAGGACAGTGGTGACcgccctgcaggagctggggcGAAGAGACCCCAAAAGACCCCAGCAGCCAAGAGCAAAGGGAAGGTGCCTGAGGAGGCCCAGGAAGCTGCCTTGAAGAAGAAGGGTGGTAAAGGAGAGGCAAGGAAGCCCcaggcagctctgggtgctggcCAGGGGAAAAAGGTCAAAGTACAGGAGGCAACTTCTGGCAGGAATGTGTCATAG
- the RHO gene encoding rhodopsin: protein MNGTEGQDFYVPMSNKTGVVRSPFEYPQYYLAEPWKFSALAAYMFMLILLGFPVNFLTLYVTIQHKKLRTPLNYILLNLAVADLFMVFGGFTTTMYTSMNGYFVFGVTGCYIEGFFATLGGEIALWSLVVLAVERYVVVCKPMSNFRFGENHAIMGVAFTWIMALACAAPPLFGWSRYIPEGMQCSCGIDYYTLKPEVNNESFVIYMFVVHFMIPLSVIFFCYGNLVCTVKEAAAQQQESATTQKAEKEVTRMVIIMVIAFLICWVPYASVAFYIFTNQGSDFGPIFMTIPAFFAKSSAIYNPVIYIVMNKQFRNCMITTLCCGKNPLGDDDTSAGKTETSSVSTSQVSPA, encoded by the exons ATGAATGGGACGGAAGGCCAAGACTTCTACGTGCCCATGTCCAACAAGACCGGGGTGGTGCGGAGCCCCTTTGAGTACCCCCAGTACTACCTGGCTGAGCCCTGGAAGTTCTCGGCGCTGGCTGCCTACATGTTCATGCTGATCCTGCTTGGTTTCCCTGTCAACTTCCTCACGCTGTACGTCACCATCCAGCACAAGAAACTCCGGACGCCTCTAAACTACATCCTCCTGAACCTGGCAGTCGCCGACCTCTTCATGGTCTTTGGAGGCTTCACAACCACCATGTACACCTCGATGAACGGGTACTTTGTCTTTGGAGTAACAGGGTGCTACATTGAGGGCTTCTTTGCTACGCTGGGCG GTGAAATCGCTCTCTGGTCACTCGTCGTCCTGGCTGTGGAACGATATGTGGTGGTCTGTAAGCCCATGAGCAACTTCCGCTTCGGGGAGAACCACGCCATCATGGGGGTTGCATTCACCTGGATCATGGCCCTGGCCTGTGCAGCCCCCCCGCTGTTCGGCTGGTCACG GTACATCCCTGAGGGCATGCAGTGCTCGTGTGGGATTGACTACTACACGCTGAAGCCAGAGGTCAACAATGAATCCTTTGTCATCTACATGTTCGTGGTCCACTTCATGATCCCACTGTCCGTCATCTTCTTCTGCTATGGGAACCTGGTCTGCACTGTGAAGGAG GCTGCCGCCCAGCAGCAGGAGTCTGCCACCACccagaaggcagagaaggaagTGACCCGCATGGTGATCATCATGGTCATCGCCTTCCTCATCTGCTGGGTTCCTTATGCCAGTGTTGCTTTCTACATCTTCACCAACCAGGGCTCAGACTTTGGGCCCATCTTCATGACCATCCCGGCATTCTTTGCCAAGAGCTCTGCCATCTACAATCCTGTGATCTACATCGTAATGAACAAACAG tTCCGTAACTGCATGATCACAACCCTCTGCTGCGGCAAGAACCCGCTGGGCGATGACGACACATCTGCTGGAAAGACAGAGACCTCTTCCGTCTCCACCAGCCAGGTGTCCCCTGCGTag